The following are encoded in a window of Corynebacterium argentoratense DSM 44202 genomic DNA:
- a CDS encoding translation initiation factor IF-2 N-terminal domain-containing protein: MASTNPPSTAAASYDRSSIGEKTRVHQLAKQLGVQSKELISVLDGIGLVKVAQSSLSREEVEKTLDALAPKKKARKTTKKAAGTKQKATKKTTKKAAKKAPKAAAAEVVEDSEPEKEPKKTARRATRRRRATTQVDAEALASSVEDPADAKLVKRVAKNVENEIHQIEQKVERDLGERITDKADEDAEGTVWEEKDGLLHEVVPEVTPAPQSELPAVTPIFMPPEPLHSDDDDLEIHTLHVDKDTKDTEEQSDGERPRRRGKRGAGRGRGVNIKDAPEEVTDEPTAIKGSTRLEAQRRRRSEMREEGRKKRHIVSEAEFLARRESVKRTMLVREKQREDHAGLVTQVGVLEDGLLVEHFVTSETQTSMVGNVYLGRVQNVLPSMEAAFIDIGKGRNGVLYAGEVDWRNAGLGGRSRKIEQALKPGDPVLVQVAKDPIGHKGARLTTQISLAGRFLVYVPGGHSAGISRKLPESERKRLKQILHDVVPKSGGAIIRTAAEGVHEKAIEADVNRLHSLWEQIQASVAEAKKSKSKDPVTLYEEPDLLVKVIRDLFNEDFDELVVQGKRSWSVVRSYVSAVAPELMDRVHRFEDRDVAPAGEQESDGTGHDVFKAYRVEEQLHKALSEKVWLPSGGTLIIERTEAMTVIDVNTGKFTGSGGNLEETVTKNNLEAAEEIVRQMRLRDLGGMIVIDFIDMVLPQNQDLVLRRLKEALGRDRTRHQVSEVTSLGLVQVTRKRLGTGLLETFATKCEACDGRGVIIHDDPVDESSDAPPAHAPKRRRPIREDAPKKAEKAEKSEDAQQEDKAPKAEGKRRGAGRRRASIEELVDAVIVVSDDADSAGTQDAEAEKKDKRPARKNSRWRAGRKEEHADSAEPSISSIVSAALDVADAEDPDEPSGAQYRPAETFEEATEQFEKSPRRRRKTRGNSRSDHAPKREDFEAKLDKADQAAEPQRAEEESKPSDSQRRRARRAKKVSLSKREDGAKAEDKATKPEAKKPAEKEEPRRGRGRRRVVKKISSAKQSDGQETRKQRSAAPKSEPVAPKIVAKKAERPSPSGRRRRRVVVKRSED, from the coding sequence GTGGCTTCAACTAATCCCCCAAGCACAGCGGCAGCATCATACGACCGCAGCTCAATCGGGGAGAAAACCCGCGTGCACCAACTAGCCAAACAGCTGGGTGTGCAGTCCAAAGAACTCATTAGCGTCCTCGACGGCATCGGGCTGGTGAAGGTCGCACAATCTAGCCTGAGCCGCGAAGAGGTGGAAAAAACCCTCGACGCGCTCGCGCCCAAGAAGAAGGCCCGCAAAACCACCAAAAAGGCGGCTGGAACTAAGCAGAAGGCAACCAAAAAGACCACCAAGAAAGCTGCTAAGAAGGCTCCCAAGGCTGCAGCGGCTGAGGTGGTCGAGGACAGTGAACCCGAGAAGGAACCGAAGAAGACCGCACGCCGTGCAACCCGACGCCGCCGAGCGACCACCCAGGTAGATGCCGAGGCGCTCGCTAGCTCTGTAGAAGACCCCGCTGACGCCAAGCTGGTCAAGCGCGTCGCGAAGAACGTGGAAAACGAAATCCACCAAATTGAACAGAAGGTGGAACGCGACCTAGGCGAACGCATCACCGACAAGGCCGACGAAGACGCCGAGGGCACAGTCTGGGAGGAAAAAGACGGCCTGCTACACGAGGTTGTTCCGGAAGTTACCCCGGCGCCGCAGTCAGAACTGCCAGCAGTCACCCCCATTTTCATGCCGCCGGAACCCCTGCACTCCGACGATGATGACCTAGAAATCCACACCCTCCACGTAGACAAGGACACAAAGGACACAGAGGAACAGTCCGACGGTGAGCGCCCGCGGCGCCGTGGCAAGCGTGGGGCAGGTCGCGGACGCGGCGTCAACATTAAAGATGCGCCGGAGGAAGTAACCGACGAACCCACCGCAATCAAGGGTTCCACCAGGTTGGAGGCCCAGCGCCGCCGCCGCAGCGAAATGCGTGAAGAAGGCCGCAAGAAGCGCCACATCGTGTCCGAGGCGGAATTCCTAGCGCGCCGCGAATCCGTCAAGCGCACCATGCTCGTGCGTGAGAAACAGCGTGAAGACCACGCGGGCCTGGTTACCCAGGTGGGTGTGCTTGAAGACGGGTTGTTGGTCGAGCACTTCGTTACCAGTGAAACCCAAACCTCGATGGTGGGCAACGTCTACCTGGGACGCGTGCAAAATGTGCTTCCCAGCATGGAAGCCGCCTTCATCGACATCGGCAAGGGTCGCAACGGTGTGCTGTATGCCGGTGAGGTTGATTGGCGTAACGCGGGCCTCGGCGGCCGTTCCCGCAAGATCGAGCAGGCGTTGAAGCCCGGCGACCCAGTGCTCGTGCAGGTCGCTAAAGACCCCATCGGCCACAAGGGTGCGCGCCTAACCACCCAGATTTCCTTGGCGGGACGCTTCCTTGTGTACGTGCCCGGCGGCCACAGCGCTGGTATTTCCCGCAAGCTTCCCGAAAGTGAGCGTAAGCGGCTGAAGCAGATTCTGCATGACGTCGTGCCGAAATCCGGTGGCGCGATCATTCGTACTGCGGCAGAGGGTGTCCACGAAAAGGCCATTGAAGCGGACGTCAACCGCCTGCACTCTTTGTGGGAGCAGATCCAGGCGTCGGTGGCGGAAGCGAAGAAGTCCAAGTCTAAAGACCCCGTCACCTTGTATGAAGAACCCGACCTGTTGGTCAAGGTTATTCGCGACCTCTTCAACGAGGACTTCGACGAGCTCGTTGTTCAGGGCAAGCGCTCCTGGAGCGTCGTGCGTTCCTATGTGTCAGCAGTGGCGCCCGAACTAATGGATCGCGTTCATCGCTTTGAGGATCGTGACGTAGCCCCCGCAGGGGAGCAAGAATCCGACGGTACAGGACACGATGTCTTTAAGGCCTACAGGGTAGAGGAGCAGCTCCACAAGGCACTCTCGGAGAAGGTATGGTTGCCTTCCGGTGGCACGTTGATCATCGAGCGTACCGAGGCGATGACCGTCATCGACGTCAATACCGGTAAATTCACCGGATCCGGCGGCAACCTTGAGGAAACGGTCACCAAGAACAACCTCGAGGCTGCGGAAGAGATCGTCCGCCAGATGCGTCTGCGCGACCTTGGGGGAATGATCGTTATCGACTTCATCGACATGGTGCTGCCGCAAAACCAAGATCTTGTGCTGCGCCGGCTCAAAGAGGCCCTGGGTCGCGACCGCACCCGCCACCAAGTGTCCGAAGTGACTTCCCTAGGCTTGGTGCAGGTTACCCGTAAGCGCCTGGGCACAGGCTTGCTGGAAACCTTCGCAACCAAGTGCGAAGCGTGTGATGGACGCGGCGTCATTATTCATGATGATCCTGTTGATGAGTCCAGCGATGCACCGCCGGCACACGCCCCGAAGCGTCGTCGGCCGATCCGCGAGGACGCACCTAAGAAGGCAGAGAAAGCAGAGAAGTCGGAAGATGCTCAGCAGGAAGACAAGGCGCCGAAGGCTGAGGGCAAGCGCCGTGGGGCGGGTCGCCGCCGCGCAAGCATTGAAGAGCTTGTTGATGCAGTCATAGTGGTCAGCGATGACGCTGACAGTGCCGGGACTCAGGATGCGGAGGCAGAGAAGAAGGACAAGCGTCCCGCTCGCAAGAACAGCCGCTGGCGCGCAGGTCGCAAGGAAGAGCACGCCGACTCAGCTGAGCCGAGCATCAGCAGCATTGTGTCGGCCGCGCTGGATGTGGCTGACGCGGAAGACCCCGATGAGCCTAGTGGTGCGCAATACCGCCCGGCTGAGACCTTCGAGGAAGCCACCGAGCAGTTTGAAAAGTCCCCCCGCAGGCGTCGTAAGACCCGCGGCAACTCCCGCTCTGATCACGCACCCAAGCGTGAGGACTTCGAAGCCAAGCTGGACAAGGCCGACCAGGCAGCAGAACCTCAGAGGGCGGAGGAAGAGTCCAAGCCTAGTGACTCCCAGCGCCGTCGTGCTCGCCGCGCCAAGAAGGTGTCTTTGAGCAAGCGTGAGGATGGTGCCAAGGCCGAG
- a CDS encoding 2-dehydropantoate 2-reductase, with amino-acid sequence MTDLHVCIVGAGAVGVSFAAPLVRAGVRVTFVARGETLEHLRSGQAEFVDARSGQDESLRFSADAGPLEQVLAARPDVVLIATKAFSFEGEFDGFGGDIPIVVTHNSVESAIRAAEVVGEQVVIPGVVRGFMHHEGPAAVRLLPGPWGLNVGSFAPGQPVPEAVGRMIGLLASQGVDAAVLDNIWVDVWEKAMFVATFGALGALADKPLGYALSELRGDLQEMMEETARIGRECGVPLSDDVVVRTMAFADRMDATSTSSMQRDIAAGRRNELDVQLGSIVRMGRDRGVRAPVCGVVYDVLKARSAAM; translated from the coding sequence ATGACTGATCTTCACGTATGCATTGTTGGCGCCGGGGCGGTCGGAGTGAGTTTTGCTGCTCCTTTGGTTCGGGCGGGGGTTCGGGTGACGTTTGTTGCTCGGGGTGAAACTTTGGAACATCTTCGTTCTGGCCAGGCGGAGTTTGTGGATGCGCGTTCTGGGCAGGATGAGTCTCTGCGTTTTTCCGCGGATGCGGGCCCTCTTGAGCAGGTGTTGGCTGCCCGGCCGGATGTGGTGTTGATTGCGACGAAGGCCTTTTCTTTTGAGGGGGAGTTTGATGGTTTCGGTGGGGATATCCCGATTGTCGTGACTCATAACAGTGTGGAGTCGGCGATTCGGGCGGCTGAGGTAGTGGGGGAGCAGGTTGTCATTCCGGGTGTGGTGCGGGGGTTCATGCACCATGAGGGCCCTGCTGCTGTGCGGTTGTTGCCTGGACCGTGGGGGTTGAATGTGGGCAGTTTTGCCCCTGGCCAACCGGTGCCGGAGGCTGTGGGGCGGATGATTGGCCTGCTGGCTTCCCAGGGTGTTGATGCGGCTGTGCTGGACAACATTTGGGTGGATGTGTGGGAGAAGGCCATGTTTGTGGCGACGTTTGGCGCGTTGGGGGCGTTGGCGGATAAACCGCTGGGCTATGCGTTGAGCGAGTTGCGGGGTGATTTGCAGGAGATGATGGAGGAAACCGCGCGGATTGGACGCGAGTGTGGTGTTCCGTTGAGTGATGACGTCGTGGTGCGCACGATGGCGTTTGCGGACCGGATGGACGCGACGTCAACAAGCAGTATGCAACGCGATATTGCTGCAGGTCGGCGCAATGAGCTCGATGTACAGTTGGGGTCGATCGTGCGGATGGGTAGAGATCGTGGTGTGCGTGCGCCGGTGTGTGGGGTGGTTTACGACGTGCTTAAGGCGCGCAGTGCTGCGATGTGA
- a CDS encoding ATP-binding cassette domain-containing protein — MIVLDDVAVSYGAQRVLTVQHLSIARGQRVAVMGPSGSGKSTLAALIGGFLPDAARVEATRIHVDGRVGFVSQDAFGALNPLMRVDKQIALIGDPHTLGDVGLDPTLWHRYPLELSGGQRQRAAIAFALATNPDILIADEITSALDPIAIVDIINCLRNIDKTLLFLTHHQGAANALCDTHLQLP; from the coding sequence ATGATTGTCCTCGACGACGTCGCGGTCAGCTACGGCGCCCAGCGCGTGCTCACCGTCCAACACCTGAGCATCGCGCGCGGGCAACGCGTCGCCGTCATGGGGCCGTCCGGTTCCGGAAAATCCACCCTTGCAGCCCTCATCGGAGGCTTCCTCCCCGACGCCGCCCGCGTCGAAGCGACACGCATACACGTCGACGGACGAGTCGGATTTGTCTCCCAAGACGCCTTCGGGGCACTCAACCCACTCATGCGCGTCGACAAACAAATCGCACTCATCGGCGACCCACACACCCTCGGCGACGTAGGCCTCGACCCCACACTCTGGCACCGCTACCCCCTCGAACTCTCCGGCGGACAACGCCAACGCGCAGCCATCGCCTTCGCCCTCGCCACCAACCCCGACATCCTCATCGCCGACGAAATCACCTCCGCCCTCGACCCCATCGCCATCGTCGACATCATCAACTGCCTGCGCAACATCGACAAAACCCTACTGTTCCTCACCCACCACCAGGGCGCCGCCAACGCGCTATGCGACACACACCTCCAACTCCCATGA
- a CDS encoding ABC transporter ATP-binding protein has product MNNPLVQLNCVSYRNIIHDATLDIHPGDRLGIIGPSGSGKTTLMRLMMGALTPTTGTVCSRGRFSYIPQDIDASLNPHLSVRDVIIEPARINRIEPPSVDNLLRTLDLDPALADRSPRELSGGQRQRVAIARTLITNPDIIYADEALSALDAHTKHLALDTFTNTTLVLVTHDLSAINTLCNRWIVMDQGHIAQQSTGPLTDDAAAAELIHAARTLGEFP; this is encoded by the coding sequence ATGAACAATCCACTCGTACAACTCAACTGCGTCAGCTACCGCAACATCATCCACGACGCCACCCTCGACATCCACCCCGGCGACCGCCTCGGCATCATCGGCCCCTCCGGCTCCGGCAAAACCACCCTCATGCGGCTCATGATGGGCGCCCTCACCCCCACCACCGGCACCGTATGTTCCCGCGGCAGATTCAGCTACATCCCCCAAGACATCGACGCCAGCCTCAACCCCCACCTGAGCGTCCGCGACGTCATCATCGAACCCGCACGCATCAACCGCATCGAACCGCCATCCGTCGACAACCTGCTCCGCACCCTCGACCTCGACCCAGCCCTCGCCGACCGCAGCCCCCGCGAACTATCCGGCGGCCAACGCCAACGCGTCGCCATCGCCCGCACCCTCATCACCAACCCAGACATCATCTACGCCGACGAAGCCCTCAGCGCCCTCGACGCCCACACCAAGCACCTCGCCCTCGACACCTTTACCAACACCACCCTCGTGCTAGTCACCCACGACCTGTCCGCCATCAACACGCTCTGCAACCGCTGGATCGTCATGGACCAAGGACACATCGCCCAACAATCAACCGGGCCCTTAACTGATGACGCCGCGGCCGCCGAACTCATCCACGCAGCCCGCACGCTCGGAGAATTCCCCTGA
- a CDS encoding MFS transporter — MRSLPAATQLLLVTQMLFNVGFYLVVPFLANYMTESLAATGAIVGIVLGLRTFSQQGLFFIGGGLTDRFGVKPVLLTGIAIRVIGFIAAGLSHNIEMLTLSVVLIGFAAALFSPAAESAFAEIGRCIEEHGGMTRSELFALDAFFSRIGALTGPLLGAVVINQGFNIACFIAAGIFAFLFFSHLLVIPSVRTQRQQTLGFGTVLRNRTFLWFALAYSTGLVAYNQQYLALPAELHRATGSADALGWMFVYSSILVLALQIPIARLGRRLGHRTAITTGFALQALGFATLAAWHTGSYLPALTMLTLLHTGQMLAIPLARDIVGKLAGEQQLGAYYGFLNSFGGGAVLIGSAVVGYLLDYPAAYLPWLFLAATLGCSAIALAKITANNQP; from the coding sequence ATGCGCAGCCTGCCCGCAGCCACCCAACTGCTGCTCGTCACACAAATGCTGTTCAACGTCGGCTTCTACCTCGTCGTGCCCTTCCTCGCGAACTACATGACCGAGTCCCTGGCCGCCACCGGAGCCATCGTCGGTATCGTCCTCGGCCTGCGCACCTTCAGCCAACAAGGACTGTTCTTCATCGGCGGAGGCCTCACCGACCGCTTCGGTGTCAAGCCCGTCCTACTCACCGGCATAGCCATCCGCGTCATCGGATTCATCGCAGCCGGTCTATCCCACAACATTGAGATGCTCACCCTCTCCGTGGTGCTCATCGGCTTCGCCGCCGCACTGTTTTCCCCCGCGGCCGAATCAGCCTTCGCCGAAATCGGCCGCTGCATCGAAGAACACGGCGGCATGACACGCTCCGAACTTTTCGCCCTCGACGCTTTCTTCTCCAGAATCGGCGCACTCACCGGCCCCCTCCTCGGCGCCGTAGTCATCAACCAAGGATTCAACATCGCCTGCTTCATAGCAGCCGGAATCTTCGCCTTCCTCTTCTTCTCTCACCTCCTCGTCATCCCCTCGGTACGCACCCAGCGACAACAAACCCTCGGATTCGGCACCGTCTTACGCAATCGCACATTCCTCTGGTTCGCCCTCGCCTACTCAACAGGGCTCGTCGCCTACAACCAGCAATACCTCGCCCTACCCGCCGAACTCCACCGAGCCACCGGCAGCGCAGACGCCCTCGGGTGGATGTTCGTCTACTCCAGCATCCTGGTCCTCGCCCTCCAAATACCCATCGCACGACTCGGCAGACGCCTCGGGCACCGCACCGCCATCACCACAGGATTCGCCCTACAAGCACTCGGATTCGCCACCCTCGCCGCCTGGCACACGGGGTCATACCTCCCCGCGCTCACCATGCTTACCCTCCTACACACCGGACAAATGCTCGCCATCCCCCTCGCCCGAGACATCGTCGGAAAACTCGCCGGCGAACAACAACTCGGCGCCTACTACGGCTTCCTCAACTCCTTCGGCGGCGGCGCAGTACTCATCGGTTCCGCCGTCGTCGGATACCTCCTGGACTACCCCGCGGCTTACTTGCCGTGGTTATTCCTCGCCGCCACATTAGGGTGCTCCGCCATCGCTTTAGCTAAAATCACTGCAAACAACCAACCATAG
- a CDS encoding ABC transporter substrate-binding protein has translation MTKRALAALALLLTACTSTPTDNNTLAIALPFEPVASLSPFSDDALMTTRIGVGETLVGLDDNGVAQPWLAQSFTRPDDSTVVFTLRDDATFHDGTPVNAEAVVRSLQAAWDAASRPKGLGKTPLSFEAIDEHTVKVTSEKPDPILPQRFADSGTIILSQAAYKDPANPTIVGTATGPYVLDSVTTTEATTHKNKKYWDGTPKLDTLTVDFIPDGPARTNAIRAGEVAMAQAVPIAQLSSLGDAELQSTPLPRGVYLHLNSARGPFADPKLRAAAAKAVNPDDIVTTIYENHAGKADGSIFSTEANWAVKSANTTTDAADPNGTTIRLATWTERPELGEVASVIAEQLRAAGFNVDITVTDYNSLEKALLDGEFDAVIGSRNYQLGAADPVSFLASDYSCDGSYNLSRFCDATIDAAIDKASSISDIEQRFEEAARIGADIVAANAVIPLAHEYSINAVNHVNDLSKDPFERRLITVDTHR, from the coding sequence ATGACCAAACGCGCCCTGGCAGCACTCGCGCTCCTCCTCACCGCCTGCACCAGCACCCCCACCGACAACAACACCCTCGCCATCGCCCTCCCCTTCGAACCCGTCGCATCCCTCTCCCCCTTCTCCGACGATGCACTCATGACCACCCGCATCGGCGTCGGCGAAACCCTCGTCGGCCTCGACGACAACGGCGTCGCACAACCCTGGCTCGCGCAATCCTTCACCCGCCCCGACGACTCCACCGTGGTATTCACCCTCCGCGACGACGCCACCTTCCACGACGGCACCCCCGTCAACGCTGAAGCCGTCGTCCGCTCCCTACAAGCCGCATGGGACGCGGCGTCACGACCCAAAGGCCTCGGCAAAACCCCCCTCAGCTTCGAAGCCATCGACGAACACACCGTCAAAGTAACCAGCGAAAAACCCGACCCCATCCTGCCGCAACGCTTCGCTGACTCCGGCACCATCATCCTCTCCCAAGCCGCCTACAAAGACCCCGCCAATCCCACCATCGTCGGCACCGCCACCGGCCCCTACGTCCTCGACAGCGTCACCACCACCGAAGCCACCACCCACAAAAACAAAAAATACTGGGACGGCACCCCCAAACTCGACACCCTCACCGTCGACTTCATCCCCGACGGTCCCGCCCGCACCAACGCCATCCGCGCCGGCGAAGTAGCAATGGCACAAGCCGTCCCCATCGCCCAACTGTCCTCCCTCGGCGACGCCGAACTGCAATCAACTCCCCTTCCTCGCGGCGTCTACCTACACCTCAACAGCGCACGCGGTCCCTTCGCCGACCCCAAACTCCGCGCAGCCGCAGCCAAAGCCGTCAACCCCGACGACATCGTCACCACCATCTACGAAAACCACGCAGGCAAAGCCGACGGCTCCATCTTCTCCACCGAAGCCAACTGGGCAGTTAAATCCGCCAACACCACCACCGACGCCGCCGACCCCAACGGCACCACCATCCGCCTCGCCACCTGGACCGAACGCCCCGAACTCGGCGAAGTAGCATCCGTCATCGCAGAACAACTCCGCGCCGCAGGCTTCAACGTCGACATCACCGTCACCGACTACAACTCCCTCGAAAAAGCCCTCCTCGACGGAGAATTCGACGCCGTCATCGGCTCCCGCAACTACCAACTCGGCGCCGCAGACCCCGTCAGCTTCCTCGCCTCCGACTACAGCTGCGACGGCTCCTACAACCTCTCCCGCTTCTGCGACGCAACCATCGACGCAGCCATCGACAAAGCAAGCTCCATCTCCGACATCGAGCAACGCTTCGAAGAAGCCGCACGCATCGGTGCAGACATCGTCGCAGCCAACGCCGTCATCCCCCTGGCACACGAATACTCCATCAACGCTGTCAATCACGTCAACGACCTCAGCAAAGATCCCTTCGAACGCCGCCTGATCACCGTCGACACCCACCGCTAA
- a CDS encoding ABC transporter permease subunit → MKKALTAAVLLLITSIITALLPWIADRDPAMAVFRAREAERAPDPDVLDNLRTTLDLPTTPWQSISATLSGNFGTSWINPTRSATSIAWSGLGTSVTLAASSTILATALAFALAWPRIRSVTTGRPSRASDITAMAVLGSIPEFVLTVVLLVTFALRLRIAPVSGVSWLPILALALPSAGLLGRVLLITIDNIGQEEWVRSWRINGVTPRHITTALATRTLGTLAPLIVLFFAGTIASTVFVESIFNIPGFGRTALNAAVDQDLPVLQVVVLTAVGIGIASGAVAALLRYVILRPLRGAGFGSSLGRDKPKGLVPFILTMTPLVLLLAGLRTEVHIAPTDRLLAPSAAHWLGTDQLGRDLLARLAHGAIYTIGTATAVTFVCAIVGLVLGLTGRWAAQVGDTLNALPAVLIGLVLAGVFGGSLWTAAGAVVLVGWIPLAAHAASVAAEARNTGYYQWAALSGAGLGRLVRVHLLPTVVPAVARHAASRIAHNALALAGLGFLGLGAPHDSPEWGVVLSESIRYAERAPWMMAAPTLLLILLGVAAALATDTRLKR, encoded by the coding sequence ATGAAGAAGGCCCTCACCGCGGCGGTACTGCTGCTGATCACAAGTATCATCACAGCACTACTGCCGTGGATCGCCGACCGCGACCCCGCCATGGCGGTGTTCCGCGCACGCGAAGCCGAACGCGCCCCCGACCCGGACGTCCTCGACAACCTACGCACCACCCTCGACCTGCCGACCACCCCCTGGCAGTCGATCAGCGCAACACTGAGCGGCAACTTCGGCACCTCCTGGATCAACCCCACTCGCAGCGCCACATCCATTGCATGGTCGGGCCTAGGCACCTCCGTAACCCTCGCGGCGTCATCAACAATATTGGCCACCGCATTGGCGTTCGCCCTTGCTTGGCCACGGATCCGCAGCGTCACAACTGGGCGCCCTTCGCGCGCATCCGACATCACAGCCATGGCGGTGCTGGGCTCCATCCCCGAATTTGTGCTGACAGTCGTGCTGCTGGTGACCTTCGCCCTCCGCCTACGCATCGCCCCTGTTAGCGGCGTGTCCTGGCTACCGATCCTCGCCCTAGCGCTGCCGTCTGCCGGCTTGCTGGGGCGCGTCCTGCTGATCACCATCGACAACATCGGGCAAGAAGAATGGGTGCGTTCCTGGCGCATCAACGGTGTGACGCCGCGTCACATCACCACCGCACTCGCCACCCGCACTCTCGGCACCCTGGCGCCGCTGATCGTCCTCTTTTTCGCCGGCACCATCGCCTCGACAGTGTTCGTCGAATCGATCTTCAACATCCCCGGTTTCGGCCGCACAGCACTCAACGCCGCCGTCGACCAAGACCTACCCGTGCTTCAGGTAGTGGTACTCACCGCAGTAGGTATTGGTATTGCCTCCGGCGCCGTTGCTGCACTGCTGCGCTACGTGATCCTTCGCCCACTGCGCGGCGCAGGCTTCGGCAGCAGCCTCGGGCGCGACAAACCCAAAGGTCTCGTACCTTTTATCCTCACAATGACGCCGCTAGTGTTACTGCTCGCAGGCCTACGCACCGAAGTGCACATTGCGCCCACCGACCGCCTACTCGCGCCCAGCGCAGCCCACTGGCTCGGCACCGACCAACTAGGCCGCGACCTATTAGCCCGCCTGGCACACGGGGCGATCTACACCATCGGCACAGCCACAGCAGTAACCTTCGTGTGCGCCATCGTCGGCCTCGTGCTTGGTCTGACCGGCAGATGGGCGGCACAAGTCGGCGACACCCTCAACGCCCTACCTGCCGTGCTCATTGGACTGGTGTTGGCTGGCGTATTCGGTGGTTCCTTGTGGACCGCAGCCGGCGCTGTCGTACTAGTCGGATGGATCCCCCTTGCCGCACATGCAGCATCCGTGGCGGCCGAAGCACGCAACACCGGGTACTACCAGTGGGCAGCTTTGAGCGGGGCGGGACTGGGCCGCCTCGTTCGCGTACACCTACTGCCCACTGTGGTGCCTGCGGTGGCGCGTCATGCGGCCAGCAGGATCGCACACAATGCGCTTGCTCTCGCCGGCCTCGGCTTTTTGGGCTTGGGTGCGCCCCATGATTCCCCCGAGTGGGGCGTAGTGTTGTCGGAGTCGATCCGCTATGCGGAGAGAGCCCCCTGGATGATGGCAGCCCCCACCCTGCTGCTGATTTTGTTGGGGGTGGCGGCGGCACTGGCCACCGACACCCGCCTCAAACGCTAG
- the ndk gene encoding nucleoside-diphosphate kinase, with the protein MTERTLILIKPDGVARGLVGEIIARIERKGLKLTAMDLRVADEATAKAHYAEHEDKPFFGELVDFITSAPLVAGVVEGPRAIEAWRQLAGGTDPVAKATPGTIRGDFALEVAENVVHGSDSPESAEREIGIWFPNL; encoded by the coding sequence ATGACTGAACGTACTCTGATTTTGATCAAGCCCGACGGTGTTGCACGTGGACTGGTGGGGGAGATCATCGCCCGCATCGAACGCAAAGGCCTGAAGCTCACCGCAATGGACCTGCGCGTCGCTGACGAAGCAACCGCAAAGGCTCACTACGCAGAGCACGAAGACAAACCCTTCTTCGGCGAGCTCGTTGACTTCATCACCTCCGCTCCGCTGGTTGCAGGCGTCGTCGAAGGCCCCCGCGCCATCGAGGCTTGGCGTCAGCTTGCTGGCGGCACCGATCCGGTCGCCAAGGCCACACCTGGCACCATCCGTGGCGACTTCGCTCTCGAGGTTGCTGAAAACGTCGTCCACGGCTCCGATTCCCCGGAGTCCGCAGAGCGCGAGATCGGCATCTGGTTCCCCAACCTGTAG
- a CDS encoding DUF4233 domain-containing protein: MSVGPLGPGHAPAKDPMKGLRGVMAGTLVMESISMLLVLTVIAKVDGGAHWTTFNWVFVTAVGVAMFLWAFMQKRPGALSINLMLNVIAVGGGLFVHYSMVIMALIFIAVWMYILVLRKNLLERMKRGLLTTQHT; encoded by the coding sequence ATGAGCGTAGGACCCCTAGGACCCGGACACGCCCCAGCCAAAGATCCCATGAAAGGCCTGCGCGGCGTCATGGCTGGAACACTCGTCATGGAATCCATCTCCATGTTGCTTGTGCTGACCGTCATCGCCAAGGTCGACGGCGGAGCCCACTGGACCACCTTCAACTGGGTATTCGTCACCGCAGTAGGCGTGGCCATGTTCCTCTGGGCCTTCATGCAAAAACGCCCCGGTGCGTTGAGCATCAACCTTATGCTCAACGTCATCGCGGTCGGCGGGGGATTGTTCGTTCACTACTCCATGGTGATTATGGCGCTCATCTTCATCGCCGTGTGGATGTACATCCTGGTACTGCGCAAGAACCTTCTGGAACGGATGAAACGCGGCCTGCTCACAACCCAACACACCTAA